One genomic segment of Sanyastnella coralliicola includes these proteins:
- a CDS encoding fasciclin domain-containing protein, producing the protein MKRFLYTFTLLLATISLSAQTVVNVIVDSDVHETLETAVIAAELDDDLSGEGPFTVFAPTDAAFEALPDGALDGLLADPTGALADVLLYHVHGGDLESTDLMEGALSTLLGEDVTVSFDGMMVMINDAVVTIANLPATNGVVHVIDAVLLPPAPLPATVVEIIVGSDVHETLETAVIAAELDDDLSGDGPFTVFAPTDAAFDNLPEGALDALLADPTGALADVLLYHVASGAVLSDALSDGQMIETLLGPDVEVSIDGEMVMINDAMVTIANLEADNGVVHVIDAVLLPPAPLPATVVEIIVNSDVHETLETAVIAAELDDDLSGDGPFTVFAPTDAAFDNLPEGALDALLADPTGALADVLLYHVASGAVLSDALSDGQMIETLLGPDVEVSIDGEMVMINDAMVTIANLEADNGVVHVIDAVLLPPAPLPATVVEIIVNSDVHETLETAVIAAELDDDLSGDGPFTVFAPTDEAFDNLPEGALDALLADPTGALADVLLYHVVGDAAFAADLSDGQMIETLLGPDVEVSIDGEMVMINDAMVTIADLEADNGVVHVIDAVLLPPAPLPATVVEIIVNSDVHETLETAVIAAELDDDLSGDGPFTVFAPTDEAFDNLPEGALDALLADPTGALADVLLYHVVGDAAFAADLSDGQMIETLLGPDVEVSIDGEMVMINDAMVTITDLEADNGVVHVIDAVLLPPVIPATVVDIIVESPVHETLETAVIAAELDDDLSGDGPFTVFAPTDAAFENLPDGALDDLLADPTGALADVLLYHVVGDEAFAADLSDGQMIETLLGPDVEVSIDGDVVMINDAMVTIADLEAENGVVHVIDAVLLPPAPNPATVVDIIVASEDHEILETAVIAAGLDDDLSEDGPFTVFAPTDEAFGNLPDGLLDDLLADPEGALANILLYHVAGVNALSGDLTDGQAVETLQGEDVVISITGEMVMVNDANVTTADLVADNGVVHVIDAVLTPPTSVDEVNASDIVVYPNPAQNIVNIQGVDAGSRYTVIDQAGRVVAQSTFTGANTIDVSDYEVGLYTLIISDNTTLTAKQFMVK; encoded by the coding sequence ATGAAACGGTTTCTCTACACCTTTACTTTATTGCTCGCAACGATTTCGTTGTCAGCACAAACAGTAGTGAACGTGATCGTCGACAGCGACGTTCATGAGACACTCGAAACGGCAGTGATTGCCGCTGAGCTAGATGATGATCTGTCAGGCGAAGGACCATTCACGGTTTTCGCACCAACAGATGCAGCATTTGAAGCATTACCTGACGGAGCATTGGATGGATTACTTGCTGATCCAACTGGAGCTTTGGCAGACGTTCTTCTTTACCACGTACACGGAGGAGACTTAGAAAGCACTGACCTAATGGAAGGCGCACTAAGTACACTACTTGGTGAAGACGTAACAGTATCTTTTGATGGAATGATGGTCATGATCAATGATGCCGTCGTTACCATTGCAAACCTTCCAGCTACAAACGGAGTAGTACATGTAATTGACGCAGTACTTCTTCCACCTGCGCCACTACCGGCGACAGTAGTTGAAATCATCGTTGGTTCTGATGTACACGAGACACTAGAAACTGCAGTTATCGCGGCGGAACTTGACGACGATCTTTCAGGAGACGGACCATTCACAGTATTTGCACCGACAGATGCAGCGTTTGATAACCTTCCAGAAGGAGCGCTCGACGCATTGTTGGCAGACCCAACAGGAGCACTAGCAGACGTATTGCTTTACCACGTAGCATCAGGAGCAGTTCTTTCAGATGCTCTTTCTGATGGACAAATGATCGAGACGCTACTCGGACCAGACGTAGAAGTATCTATCGATGGTGAGATGGTAATGATCAACGACGCGATGGTAACTATCGCAAACTTGGAAGCTGATAACGGAGTAGTACACGTAATTGATGCAGTTCTTCTACCACCAGCACCACTACCGGCAACAGTAGTTGAAATCATCGTGAACTCTGACGTACACGAGACACTAGAAACTGCAGTTATCGCAGCTGAGCTAGATGACGACCTTTCAGGAGACGGACCATTCACAGTATTCGCACCAACAGATGCAGCGTTTGATAACCTTCCAGAAGGAGCGCTCGACGCACTATTGGCAGACCCAACAGGAGCACTAGCAGACGTATTGCTTTACCACGTAGCATCAGGAGCAGTTCTTTCAGACGCTCTTTCTGATGGACAAATGATCGAGACACTACTCGGACCAGACGTAGAAGTATCTATCGATGGTGAGATGGTAATGATCAACGACGCGATGGTAACTATCGCAAACTTGGAAGCTGACAACGGAGTAGTACACGTAATTGATGCGGTTCTTCTACCACCAGCACCACTACCGGCAACAGTAGTTGAAATCATCGTGAACTCTGACGTACACGAGACACTAGAAACTGCGGTTATCGCAGCTGAGCTAGATGACGACCTTTCAGGAGACGGACCATTCACAGTATTCGCACCAACGGATGAGGCGTTTGATAACCTTCCGGAAGGAGCGCTTGACGCACTATTGGCAGATCCAACAGGAGCGCTTGCAGATGTATTGCTATACCACGTAGTTGGAGACGCAGCATTCGCAGCAGACCTATCTGACGGACAAATGATCGAGACACTACTCGGACCAGACGTAGAAGTATCTATCGATGGCGAGATGGTTATGATCAACGATGCGATGGTAACAATTGCTGACCTAGAAGCTGACAACGGAGTAGTACACGTCATTGACGCGGTTCTTCTTCCACCAGCGCCACTACCAGCAACAGTAGTTGAAATCATTGTGAACTCTGATGTACACGAGACACTAGAAACTGCGGTTATCGCAGCGGAATTGGATGACGATCTTTCAGGAGACGGACCATTCACAGTATTTGCACCAACAGATGAGGCGTTTGACAACCTTCCAGAAGGAGCGCTCGACGCACTATTGGCAGACCCAACAGGAGCGCTTGCAGATGTATTGCTATACCACGTAGTTGGAGACGCAGCATTCGCAGCAGACCTATCTGACGGACAAATGATCGAGACACTACTCGGACCAGACGTAGAAGTATCTATCGATGGCGAGATGGTAATGATCAACGATGCGATGGTAACAATCACTGACTTGGAAGCTGACAACGGAGTAGTACACGTCATTGACGCGGTTCTTCTTCCACCAGTAATTCCTGCAACAGTAGTAGATATCATCGTTGAGTCACCTGTACACGAGACACTAGAAACTGCAGTTATCGCAGCAGAACTAGACGACGATCTTTCAGGAGACGGACCGTTCACTGTATTTGCACCGACAGACGCAGCGTTCGAGAACCTACCTGATGGAGCATTGGATGATCTTCTTGCTGATCCAACGGGAGCTCTAGCTGACGTACTTCTTTACCACGTAGTAGGTGACGAAGCGTTCGCAGCAGACCTATCTGACGGACAAATGATCGAGACACTACTCGGACCAGACGTAGAAGTATCTATCGACGGAGATGTAGTGATGATCAACGACGCGATGGTAACAATTGCTGACCTAGAAGCAGAGAACGGAGTAGTACACGTTATCGACGCTGTTCTTCTTCCACCAGCGCCAAACCCAGCAACGGTAGTAGATATCATCGTAGCTTCTGAAGACCACGAGATTCTAGAAACTGCGGTTATCGCAGCAGGTTTGGATGATGACCTTTCTGAGGACGGACCGTTCACGGTATTCGCACCAACAGATGAGGCATTCGGAAACCTTCCTGACGGATTGCTCGATGATCTTCTAGCAGATCCTGAAGGAGCTTTGGCGAACATTCTTCTATACCACGTAGCAGGAGTAAACGCCCTTTCTGGAGACCTAACCGACGGCCAAGCTGTTGAGACATTGCAAGGAGAAGACGTAGTTATCTCTATCACTGGTGAAATGGTGATGGTGAATGACGCGAACGTAACGACTGCTGACCTGGTAGCAGACAACGGAGTAGTACACGTAATTGATGCTGTATTGACACCTCCAACATCAGTTGATGAAGTGAACGCATCAGACATCGTGGTTTACCCGAACCCAGCGCAGAACATCGTGAATATTCAAGGTGTAGATGCTGGATCTCGTTACACGGTAATCGATCAGGCTGGACGTGTTGTTGCACAGAGTACATTCACTGGAGCCAACACTATCGACGTATCAGACTACGAAGTAGGACTATACACACTTATCATCTCAGATAATACAACGTTGACTGCGAAGCAGTTTATGGTAAAGTAA
- a CDS encoding cryptochrome/photolyase family protein produces MAEAINIFWHRRDLRIEDNAGLYKALSNGTPVQPVFIFDKEILDKLPASDARVDFIHQELYRLTKEYEKAGGSLHVYYGTPNEVWPQILIDYPVAKVFCNRDYEPYALERDKSIFSFLQNKEIPFIGSKDHVIFEKSEVVKDDGSPYTVFTPYMKKWKKTLVSGQYDPFDSKGALDQLHTGATSQLPSLASMGFEETSTEFPGREVDSELLEVYGDKRDIPSIKGTSRLSLHLRFGTVSIRSLARKGTMYSEKWLNELIWRDFYQMLIFHFPHSVDKAFKAKYDLIPWDNNEDHFNAWCAGKTGYPIVDAGMRELNATGFMHNRVRMIVASFLTKHLLIDWRWGERYFAEKLLDFELASNVGGWQWAASSGADAAPYFRVFNPESQQKKFDPEFKYIRRWVPEYGTPSYPQPIVEHKSARQRAIDTYKEALS; encoded by the coding sequence ATGGCTGAAGCTATAAATATTTTCTGGCACCGTCGAGATCTGCGCATTGAAGACAACGCTGGTCTTTATAAGGCCCTATCCAATGGGACACCTGTTCAACCGGTGTTCATTTTTGATAAGGAAATCCTTGACAAACTACCTGCATCAGATGCACGTGTGGATTTCATACACCAGGAACTATATCGACTCACCAAGGAATACGAGAAAGCAGGAGGTAGTCTTCACGTATACTATGGTACTCCCAATGAGGTCTGGCCACAAATCTTGATAGATTACCCTGTCGCTAAGGTTTTCTGTAATCGTGACTATGAACCGTATGCCTTAGAAAGAGACAAGAGTATCTTCAGTTTTCTGCAGAACAAAGAAATTCCTTTCATAGGCAGCAAAGACCATGTGATCTTCGAGAAGTCTGAAGTCGTTAAAGACGATGGATCGCCTTACACCGTTTTCACTCCTTACATGAAGAAGTGGAAAAAGACACTTGTTTCAGGTCAGTACGATCCTTTTGATTCCAAAGGAGCCTTAGATCAGCTTCACACTGGCGCCACTTCTCAACTTCCAAGTCTCGCATCAATGGGCTTTGAGGAAACTTCAACAGAATTCCCCGGTCGTGAGGTTGATTCGGAGTTGCTCGAAGTTTATGGCGACAAGCGCGATATACCATCAATCAAGGGTACTTCACGTTTGAGTTTACACCTTCGTTTTGGTACAGTCTCTATTCGTTCGCTAGCGCGGAAGGGGACGATGTATAGCGAGAAGTGGCTCAATGAATTGATCTGGCGCGACTTTTACCAGATGCTCATCTTTCATTTCCCTCACTCGGTAGATAAAGCATTCAAAGCCAAATACGATCTGATTCCTTGGGATAACAACGAAGACCACTTCAATGCATGGTGCGCAGGTAAAACGGGTTACCCAATTGTAGATGCGGGTATGCGCGAGTTGAATGCCACTGGATTCATGCATAACCGTGTGCGTATGATCGTTGCAAGCTTCCTCACAAAGCACTTGCTGATTGATTGGCGCTGGGGAGAACGATACTTTGCTGAGAAACTCCTAGACTTTGAGCTGGCCAGTAATGTTGGTGGATGGCAATGGGCCGCGAGCAGCGGGGCTGACGCCGCTCCTTACTTCCGTGTATTCAATCCTGAATCACAGCAAAAGAAGTTTGATCCGGAATTCAAGTATATCCGACGATGGGTACCGGAATACGGCACCCCGAGCTACCCACAACCTATCGTAGAACATAAATCAGCTCGTCAACGAGCAATTGACACCTATAAGGAAGCCCTTTCATAG
- a CDS encoding CaiB/BaiF CoA transferase family protein — protein sequence MKELEHLKVLDLSSVLAGPSVGSFFAELGAHVIKVEKPGGDVTRNWRLPDESSEGVSAYYASVNYGKEVHYLDLREPSAQQQIHRWMEDCDVLIENYKHADLEKFGLTPESIASLHPHLVHCHLQGFEFTLDRVAYDVVLQAETGFMYMNGSPSSGPIKMPVALIDVLAAHQMKQSILLGLYQRERTGKGSSFNVSLEGSALAALVNQASNYLMVGHVAQPLGTQHPNIAPYGDLYISHDNKWIVLAIGSDRQFEKMVTHLGAPGLASDSRFQTNPQRVSHRQALNEVLARLFAQQQAAPFLEWCHENFVPAGSIRSMDEVCDSALAKSMKLEEEQEGMMTTRLSSVAFKRN from the coding sequence GTGAAAGAACTCGAACACCTTAAAGTACTTGACCTTTCAAGTGTACTCGCCGGACCTTCAGTTGGCAGTTTCTTCGCTGAACTAGGAGCTCACGTTATAAAAGTGGAAAAGCCAGGAGGTGATGTCACCCGCAATTGGCGATTGCCAGATGAATCATCAGAAGGTGTTTCTGCTTACTATGCGAGTGTGAACTACGGCAAGGAAGTTCACTATCTGGATCTAAGAGAGCCGAGCGCACAGCAACAGATTCATCGTTGGATGGAAGACTGCGATGTACTCATTGAGAATTACAAGCATGCCGACTTAGAGAAATTCGGTCTCACTCCAGAAAGTATCGCCTCTCTTCACCCCCATCTTGTTCATTGTCATCTTCAAGGTTTTGAATTCACTCTCGACCGGGTTGCTTACGACGTTGTGTTGCAAGCCGAAACGGGTTTCATGTATATGAATGGATCGCCCAGCTCAGGGCCGATTAAAATGCCTGTCGCTCTGATTGACGTGCTTGCTGCGCATCAGATGAAGCAAAGTATACTACTCGGTTTATATCAACGAGAACGGACAGGGAAAGGAAGTTCATTCAACGTTTCGCTCGAGGGCTCTGCCCTGGCCGCATTAGTGAATCAAGCGAGCAATTATTTAATGGTGGGTCATGTTGCTCAACCATTGGGTACACAGCACCCTAACATCGCTCCTTACGGAGATCTTTACATCAGTCACGATAACAAATGGATCGTTCTTGCCATTGGCAGCGACCGACAGTTTGAAAAGATGGTTACGCATCTCGGCGCACCAGGATTAGCGAGTGACAGCCGCTTCCAAACCAACCCGCAACGCGTGAGTCATCGTCAAGCATTAAATGAAGTATTGGCTCGATTGTTTGCTCAACAGCAAGCAGCCCCATTCCTCGAATGGTGTCATGAAAATTTCGTCCCAGCAGGGAGCATTCGTTCCATGGATGAAGTATGCGATTCCGCGCTAGCGAAATCAATGAAACTAGAAGAAGAACAGGAAGGAATGATGACCACCCGATTGTCTTCGGTGGCATTCAAGCGCAACTGA
- a CDS encoding lytic transglycosylase domain-containing protein, with translation MTRSIRFLTTTLSVAGVLLIAYFLMGYSKPIPERKADEMYKDHVEENYKVFSLATPEEVYFAGERVPMETFGVREKLDRELLVNTYWHSNTFLTFKRANRWFPVIEPILEKNGVPDDFKYLAVIESGLTNAVSPAGATGFWQFMKTTGESYGLEITSEVDERYHVEKSTEAACQYLLDAYEKYGDWALVAASYNMGMGGVNKQLKNQQVDEYWDLLLNQETGRYVYRILAIKEILNNSGDYGFVLRPKDLYEPYETRTVMLDSAVADFASYAKDQGVNYNILKTMNPWLRKASLTNKYKKEYEIILPAE, from the coding sequence ATGACACGCTCTATCCGTTTTTTGACCACTACCTTATCAGTGGCAGGAGTTCTTCTAATCGCTTACTTCCTCATGGGGTATTCCAAGCCGATTCCTGAACGAAAGGCAGATGAGATGTACAAAGATCATGTTGAAGAAAACTACAAGGTCTTTAGTCTAGCGACCCCAGAAGAAGTGTATTTCGCAGGTGAACGAGTGCCTATGGAAACCTTCGGTGTGCGCGAGAAACTTGATCGCGAGTTGTTGGTGAATACCTATTGGCATAGCAATACATTCTTGACTTTCAAGCGCGCGAATCGCTGGTTTCCGGTCATTGAGCCAATCCTTGAAAAGAATGGTGTGCCTGATGACTTCAAGTACCTCGCAGTGATTGAAAGTGGCTTGACCAATGCCGTTTCTCCTGCAGGAGCAACAGGGTTTTGGCAGTTCATGAAGACCACTGGTGAGAGCTATGGACTAGAAATTACCAGCGAGGTGGATGAGCGTTACCATGTTGAGAAATCGACTGAAGCGGCGTGTCAATACCTCCTTGATGCTTACGAGAAATATGGAGATTGGGCCTTGGTGGCAGCTTCATACAACATGGGTATGGGCGGTGTGAATAAGCAGCTCAAAAACCAGCAAGTAGATGAGTATTGGGATCTTCTTTTGAATCAAGAGACCGGACGTTACGTTTACCGCATTTTGGCCATCAAAGAGATCTTGAATAATAGCGGAGATTACGGATTCGTTCTTCGTCCAAAAGACCTTTACGAGCCATACGAGACACGCACTGTGATGCTTGACTCAGCCGTTGCCGATTTTGCTTCGTACGCGAAAGATCAAGGGGTGAATTACAACATCTTGAAAACCATGAATCCATGGTTGCGCAAGGCTTCGCTAACGAACAAATACAAAAAGGAGTACGAGATTATTCTTCCTGCTGAATAG
- a CDS encoding MraY family glycosyltransferase: MTLATGLFILCAFALSIAVNGLLLRFLRTLGTKNQEAKLQVRWSAQTKPTIGGISFFTGFLFSFLFAALVIDDPVMPMSAQVAILIASTLGFVMGLADDAFNTKPLLKFLAQIACGLILAFGGITIDLGVGRALDMFFTVLWVITLMNSLNMLDNMDGVSSSVALTILGAIWFALPTGSVVSLICLGMMLTIGAFLVFNWHPSSMYMGDSGSQLIGVLVAAMTLVYAQGELSFIPAGGASLFVGLILLCFTTLCDTAVVTSSRLMSKRSPFVGGRDHTTHNLSYLGLKDNLIAFIYFVWNILNASLAIFLLTYTKEGITRWLLGVVLYMLLVFISFFIVSRKNLHKGKYTY; this comes from the coding sequence ATGACACTAGCCACTGGACTCTTCATTCTTTGTGCCTTTGCGCTGTCAATAGCTGTGAATGGATTGCTCCTGCGTTTTCTTCGAACTTTAGGGACCAAGAATCAAGAGGCAAAACTCCAAGTTCGTTGGAGTGCGCAAACGAAGCCTACTATTGGCGGGATTTCATTCTTTACTGGCTTTCTCTTTTCCTTCCTATTCGCGGCGCTTGTCATAGATGACCCAGTGATGCCCATGTCTGCTCAAGTAGCCATTCTCATCGCTTCGACGTTAGGGTTTGTCATGGGCTTGGCCGATGATGCTTTCAATACGAAACCGTTATTGAAGTTCTTAGCACAGATTGCTTGTGGTTTGATTCTCGCCTTCGGCGGAATTACGATCGACTTAGGAGTTGGAAGGGCACTAGACATGTTCTTCACGGTGCTCTGGGTGATTACCTTGATGAATTCTCTGAACATGTTAGACAACATGGATGGTGTTTCTTCTTCGGTGGCCCTAACGATTTTAGGTGCCATTTGGTTTGCGCTTCCTACGGGGTCAGTGGTGTCGCTGATTTGCTTGGGAATGATGCTCACCATCGGCGCTTTTCTCGTCTTCAACTGGCATCCTTCCTCGATGTATATGGGGGATAGCGGTAGTCAGCTGATTGGAGTGCTGGTAGCAGCAATGACATTGGTATATGCCCAAGGAGAGTTGAGCTTTATTCCGGCAGGAGGGGCTTCACTTTTTGTGGGGCTGATCTTACTGTGTTTCACAACACTATGTGATACGGCGGTGGTTACTTCAAGTCGGTTGATGTCAAAGAGATCTCCTTTTGTTGGTGGTCGTGATCATACCACGCACAACCTGTCTTATCTAGGTTTGAAAGACAATTTGATCGCCTTTATTTACTTCGTTTGGAATATCCTGAATGCTTCGTTGGCAATCTTTTTGCTCACGTATACTAAAGAAGGAATTACACGTTGGTTATTAGGAGTCGTACTATACATGCTACTCGTTTTTATATCTTTCTTCATCGTATCTCGTAAGAACCTACACAAGGGAAAATACACCTATTAA
- the rfbC gene encoding dTDP-4-dehydrorhamnose 3,5-epimerase, with amino-acid sequence MKVSSTPIEGLLVIEPSVFRDDRGYFFEPFNDRRFHEATGLDVTFVQDNESLSKAYTVRGLHFQEPPVPQGKLVRVSRGKAFDVAVDLRKESPTFGQHHMVLLSEENKLQFWIPPGFAHGFLTLEDDTVFSYKCTGYYAPECERTLRWNDPILAIDWGVEEPLISEKDADAPGWTEYESPF; translated from the coding sequence ATGAAGGTAAGTTCGACACCGATCGAAGGTTTGTTAGTCATCGAACCATCGGTCTTCCGGGATGATAGAGGGTACTTCTTCGAGCCATTCAATGATCGCCGATTTCATGAGGCAACAGGACTAGACGTTACATTCGTTCAAGACAACGAGTCGCTTTCCAAAGCCTACACTGTGCGCGGTTTACATTTTCAAGAACCACCAGTTCCACAAGGGAAATTAGTGCGCGTTTCTAGAGGGAAAGCATTCGACGTAGCTGTTGACCTGCGCAAAGAATCCCCTACGTTCGGACAGCATCACATGGTGTTGCTAAGCGAGGAGAATAAGCTTCAGTTCTGGATTCCTCCGGGCTTTGCCCATGGGTTTTTGACCCTTGAAGATGATACGGTGTTCAGCTATAAATGCACAGGATACTACGCTCCTGAATGCGAACGAACCTTGCGATGGAATGATCCTATTCTAGCCATCGATTGGGGTGTGGAAGAACCGTTGATTAGCGAGAAAGATGCAGATGCACCAGGATGGACTGAATATGAAAGTCCGTTCTAA
- a CDS encoding polysaccharide biosynthesis tyrosine autokinase, with amino-acid sequence MQEDKNFDEYKERLTNFSYEFDLGLFIHILKKSLPWMVTMIVVALVTGFLYLRYTPETYQAKAILQLGEDDSANRVLNVNTLTEDNSIDGRVELIRSKLLIQKTLENMPVEISYFAKGEILTNEHYILSPYRVEIDSIWNDRFINRTMVVEFDQDLNFDLLVGGEKYSGSPGTPVTFDGMVLNVVIVNEKALRASIEEYELYFRLNNMKTLANRFAGGLDIRILNNTAKTVQISYKDNNPYLAKDFVSALSSEFIRFDLEKRQRSDENILNFIDAQIDTVFERLKNSEILLNQYKQSNKITDLQSISGVYLNRLTDLETRVIQLEVEEKLLNEVESLTEKSSTEIEIYNLVPLVAGSQYESALSGLLETLERLLLAKEEALFRVTEENNKVQSLEYQIGIQKEIIVKTIDAMREKIGARKDELYAQLKEIEEVYYDLPTKELEFARLERLFNINEKYYTMLLEKRIEYRISKEGFVTQNQILEEARLPQTPIAPKRNLILISFFLAGLLLSFIFISVRYLLHNEITSLNEVVRLSNASISTLGVIPKYKENVPVSMLLVDRNPKSLIAESFRTIRTNMQFLNNEDGPKIAAVTSTISGEGKTFIALNLAGIIAFSGKRVVVIDLDMRKPKIHKGFEVDNDRGMSTILIGRTSIEECIRKSQLDNLDFITAGPIPPNPSELIISKKMDEVIESLMKEYDMVIIDTPPVGLVTDGIAIINKADFPLYIFRSDYSKKKFIQNVDRLINENQISKLSVILNGVDFDRNKYAYNYGYGYGYGYGTGYGYGYYDEKQPKKKGILKRRKK; translated from the coding sequence ATGCAGGAAGACAAGAATTTTGATGAATACAAAGAGAGGTTAACCAACTTCTCCTATGAGTTCGATCTCGGGCTCTTCATTCATATTCTCAAAAAATCGCTGCCATGGATGGTAACGATGATTGTCGTTGCCCTGGTAACGGGCTTCCTTTATCTGCGATATACGCCTGAAACTTATCAAGCAAAAGCCATTCTTCAATTAGGTGAAGACGACAGCGCAAACCGTGTGTTAAACGTTAATACACTGACTGAAGATAACAGCATTGATGGCCGGGTAGAGCTTATTCGTTCGAAGCTTCTCATTCAGAAGACCCTCGAAAACATGCCGGTAGAGATCTCGTACTTCGCGAAAGGGGAGATCCTGACCAATGAGCACTATATACTTTCGCCATATCGTGTTGAAATCGATAGCATCTGGAATGACCGCTTCATCAACCGTACTATGGTTGTGGAGTTCGATCAAGACCTGAACTTTGATCTTCTGGTAGGAGGTGAAAAGTACTCTGGTAGTCCAGGTACCCCAGTGACTTTCGATGGCATGGTGTTGAACGTTGTCATCGTCAATGAAAAGGCGCTGAGGGCTTCAATTGAGGAGTACGAGCTGTACTTCCGCCTAAACAACATGAAAACCTTGGCGAATCGATTCGCCGGAGGTCTAGACATTCGCATCCTCAATAACACGGCGAAGACGGTTCAGATCTCGTACAAAGACAACAACCCTTACCTCGCGAAAGACTTTGTGAGTGCCTTGTCCTCTGAATTCATTCGTTTCGATCTAGAGAAGCGCCAGCGCTCAGATGAGAATATCCTGAACTTTATTGATGCGCAAATCGATACGGTATTCGAGCGCTTGAAGAATTCTGAGATCCTTCTGAACCAGTACAAGCAGTCGAACAAGATCACAGATCTACAAAGTATTTCAGGGGTATACCTCAATCGCTTGACGGACCTTGAAACGCGTGTGATTCAGTTGGAGGTGGAAGAGAAACTCCTCAATGAAGTGGAGTCGCTTACTGAAAAGAGTTCAACAGAAATAGAGATCTACAACCTCGTTCCTCTCGTTGCCGGAAGCCAGTATGAGAGTGCATTGAGTGGACTTTTAGAAACTCTCGAACGACTACTTCTCGCAAAGGAAGAAGCCCTATTCCGGGTTACCGAAGAAAACAATAAGGTACAATCACTCGAGTATCAGATTGGAATCCAGAAAGAGATCATCGTGAAGACGATTGATGCGATGCGAGAAAAGATTGGCGCGCGCAAAGATGAGCTCTACGCGCAGCTGAAAGAGATTGAAGAAGTGTACTACGATTTGCCAACCAAAGAGCTTGAGTTTGCACGTCTAGAGCGTTTATTCAATATCAATGAGAAGTATTACACGATGCTTCTGGAAAAGCGCATTGAATACCGAATTTCCAAAGAGGGGTTTGTTACTCAGAATCAAATCCTCGAAGAGGCTCGACTGCCGCAGACACCAATTGCACCGAAGCGAAACTTGATCTTAATCTCGTTCTTCTTGGCGGGGCTCCTGTTGAGTTTTATCTTCATTTCAGTGCGCTATCTATTGCACAATGAAATCACTTCATTGAATGAGGTGGTGCGTCTTTCGAATGCTTCGATTAGCACTCTTGGGGTGATCCCGAAGTACAAGGAGAACGTTCCCGTTTCTATGCTTTTGGTAGATAGAAACCCGAAGTCGCTCATTGCAGAATCGTTCCGAACGATTCGCACAAACATGCAGTTCCTCAATAATGAGGATGGACCAAAGATCGCTGCAGTAACCTCTACCATTAGTGGAGAGGGGAAGACCTTCATCGCGCTCAACTTAGCTGGAATCATTGCTTTTAGTGGCAAGCGTGTGGTTGTGATTGATCTTGACATGCGTAAGCCGAAGATTCACAAAGGATTCGAGGTTGACAACGATCGTGGGATGAGTACCATTCTTATCGGACGAACCAGTATCGAAGAGTGCATTCGCAAGAGTCAGCTTGACAACCTTGATTTCATTACGGCTGGGCCTATTCCACCGAACCCAAGTGAGTTGATCATTAGCAAGAAGATGGATGAGGTGATTGAGTCGCTCATGAAAGAGTACGATATGGTCATCATTGATACACCGCCGGTTGGATTGGTGACCGATGGAATCGCCATTATCAACAAGGCTGATTTCCCATTGTACATCTTCCGTTCAGACTACAGTAAGAAGAAGTTTATCCAGAATGTTGATCGTCTGATCAATGAGAATCAAATCTCGAAGTTGTCTGTCATTTTGAATGGTGTAGACTTCGACCGTAACAAGTACGCATATAACTATGGGTACGGCTATGGATACGGCTATGGAACTGGATATGGCTACGGCTATTACGACGAAAAACAACCGAAGAAGAAAGGAATACTCAAGCGAAGAAAGAAATGA